The Bacillus sp. F19 DNA segment CGGAGTAATCGGGATCTCCATATTCTTTAAATCTTCCATTGTCAGGATGTTTCCATCTACAATGACAGATTGTTCTTTATCCCCGAAAGTATACAATCCAAGCGGAAAATTCACATCAGAGCCTTTAATGATATTTTGAACAGTTTCTTCATCTAAACCGTATTCTTCAAGCTTCTCTTCTTTAAAAGAAAACTGGACTTCTTCTACTTGCTGACCTGCCACCTGAACAGAAGAAACACCTTCCAGTCCTTTTATTGCCGGAACCATTTCATCCTCTACAAGCGCAGTCAGATCACTCAAAGATCCTTCATCATCTGATATACTTAAGGCTAGAATCGGAAAGGCATTGATGCTGAGCCTTGAAACATCTGATTCATTCACTCCATCTGGAAAAGAGAGATCTGATACAGTGCTTTTCACTTCTTCTTCTGCTTTGTCCATATTTTTTTCAAATTCATATTCAATCTGAATGGATGAGGCATTTTGGAAGGATGTAGAGCTGACAACGTTCACTCCATTTAAATTTTGAACTGCCTGTTCTATAGGCTCTGTTACTTTTTCTGCTACTTCTTCCGGCGTAGCACCAGGATAAACAGTTGTGACTGTTACGATTGGTGTTGTGATGTTCGGAATTGTCTCAAGCTTCATATTCAAACCTGAGTAAAGACCTGCAACTGTCACAATAATAGTAAGAAGCCACACTGCAAATTTGTTCTTCAAAACAAAATTAATGATTTGTTTCATGTTGTCCTCCGGCAGTTTATTTTTTAAGTTTTAAGAAAGTATAAAGTGTGGCGCTTTGATGTCTAGCTCCAGCGCCCAACTCCTCGGCCCGAACAAATCCGTCAAAAAAGTCAAACCCGTACTTTTCTGCCGGATTCTTATCTGTCTGTCGGAGCTAAACGGGCGTTTACGCTTTTCTTATTGACTGACTGGTCATAATAATTAATAATATAAATGACCAGTTGGTTACAGTCAATCATATTTAACCATTTTAAAATGATTCTTTTTTAAATGTGAACATTCAGTCAGAAAGTTTTGCTTGACTTATATAGTAGCAGAAGCGATTCTGTTCTATACTCATTCTTTACTGTTATATAAGGAGAATACACGATGAAGGAAAAAGAAAAGCGGATTATTGAAGCGGCTATGAGCCTTTTCGCTAAAAAAGGGGTTACCTCAACGTCCATACAGGATATTGCGAACGAATGCGGAATTTCAAAAGGGTCTTTTTACCTTTATTTTAAATCGAAGGAAGCTCTCCTGCTTGAAACATTCAAATATCATTTTGAGCTGATTCATTCAAAAATGGAAGCTGTCAGACAGCGGGATCTCGAACCCCGCGCACTTTTAATCGCCCAGCTATCCTGCCAGCTGAGTGAGATTAATAAACATAAAGATTTCATTATTATGCAAATGAAGGAGAACGCCATACCAAATAACCCTTCAATGGCAGCTTTCATTCAAAAAATGAATGCAGATTCCAATCTTTTTGTTAAAAATGCGCTTCTAGCCATTTACGGCGAGTCCATTGAAGAATATATCTGGGATATAAGCACAATCCTTCAGGGCATGATTCATTCTTATTTAAAATTCATTATCTTTGAAAAAGCGGAATTGGATTTCGATGAACTCGCAGCTTTTCTTTTAAACCGGGTGGATGATGTTGCTTCAGGATTGAAGGTTTCAAAAGAGAAACCCATTCTTTCAAGTGAAAGAGAAAAAAATCTTTTCTCTTTATGTACAGCCATCGATCGGGATGAACTATTAGCCAAAATCGACCAAAGCAAGCAGCAGCTCTCAGGTGATCTTCTTGTCACGCTTGAGGTGCTGGAGGCAGAAATTAAAGAGGATTCACCTCGGACTGCTGTAATACAGGGGATGCTTGCGAACTTGAATCAAGATCCGGCTTTAGCAGAGCTTCAGAAGGGCATTGCTGCTTATTATCAAATTAAACTTTTATAGATCATTCTATTTCCATGCAAAAAAACGAGAGATCTCTTTTATAGAAATCTCTCGTTTTTTATGATGCTAATGAAATCAGTTTTTTCTTATACAAGACTGCAATAAAATTCATCATGGCAGCTGGTATTCTTTTAGGAAAATAAGTCTTGCGGTAGTATTTATTAAAAGCTGTCTTTAAATCGTCCCATTGTGTGCAATTTTTTGTTTGACGGAACCTTGCGACATCAATCATTTTGATCTCGCCCCCATCGGTAATGAATATATTGCGAAGGTGAATATCAGACGGGTTCAGCCCTCTTTCTTTAGCGTGCATAAGAGCTTTATCGATTTCTGCTATATGCTTATCAGTAATGGATATTCCCGTGCTGACACAATCAAAGAGAGTGCTTCCTTCTATATAATCTATGACTAAATAGTTTTCTCCCGCTTCATATAGATTGGGGTAATACTCAATCCCCTGAAGGGTCCTGTAAATTTCAGCTTCTTCCTTTGCAATATGAGTAAATGAAGGAAAGAACACCTTTAAAGCTTTATTCTCATTCGCAAGTTTAAAAACAAATGCGCTTCTGCCAGCTCCGATGAAGGTTAAGGAAGAATCATGGCCATATAGCTTGGCACGTGTCCCTTTTCCTCCTATTTTGACGCTATCTGCAAATTGCTTATATCCTTTCATCCTGAGAACCTCCTTTCCTCTTTACCTTGTTTCTCAAGATCCAAGCTGTTCAATTTGATCTAAGATGTTTTGCATTTCAGACACAGTTTTCACAATTTCTGTGTCTTCAAACAGCTGAAGATTCCACTCTCCGTTTTCAATTTGCTTCAGAGCAGAATCAATTCCGCTTTCAAGTGATTCACTGTAGATGACAAGCTGATTATGGGCATCCTCAGCAATTTCCGGCGCATCCGATTCTTTAAATGTATTTATTTCTTCCTTCATACTGTTTAAACTCTGCTCAAGCTCCGCTCTTGCTTCTTCGTTATTTACAGCCTCTTCAGCAAGAGCAGGAATCTCCTCTGCAAATGTGCTTGCCTCATTAATATAATCCTTTGCATCATTTGCGTACTGCAAAGAAGAATTAACGCCTTCAAGCAAAGAACACCCGCTTAGGAAAACGATGGATAAAACAGCCAATACTTTAAACATTTTCATCATCGTGCAGCTCCTTTAATTTCATTTTCGGAAAAAATAAAAGACGTCAGATCCAATTACTTGGTCATAACGTCTTTTTCGAAAGAGACTTCACCAAATAATCGGCAAAGGTCTCGCTAACAGCATCGCTGCCAGCAAAGCCGGGTAACATTCCCGTATTGACGACTTTGCTGTAAAAGCTACTCCCCTTTAAGGAAGAAATATTTAAGTTGCTATTATTATACAATTAATCAAGCTGCGCGGTCAATTTTATAGCTTCTTAACTATCCTTGCTGACAGATACTTTTTCTCCCATCACAAAATAAAAGCCGGCTGTTTTTATATCACGGAAGACACTGTGAAGACCTTCTTCTTCAAGCTTTGAAAATAACCGATCAGTGCTTAGCACATCAAAACTCAGCATCTCTTCTTTATTCAATCCAGAGATCCGGACATCATCCAAAAGGTGATCAAATTCTTCATCAGCAAACACATTGATGCCGATTTCATAAGCTACAGCTCCTGTATCAGAACCGTCTAGCTTGATTTCTTCTGATTTCAAATACCAAAAATCGTAATAGATGTGATCTGTCATAGTCGTTCCTCCCAGCAATTAAGCAGATAATCCTTATTATAACAAAAATAGAGGCTCCATGTAAGAATGGCCTATTCATCAAGTGAATATGCCATACATTTATTCTTTTACTTCTTTTTTCATAAATCCTACCATGACAGCTGTGATCAGTGATCCGATCAGGATTGCTGCAATGTATAACAATGGATTTCCATCAACAATCGGGATAACAAATGCCCCGCCATGAGGTGCGCGAAGTCCAATGCCAAAAATCATCGTAAGCGCTCCAGCTGCTGCAGATCCGATAACCGCGGCCGGGATAACACGTGCCGGGTCAGCTGCTGCAAATGGAATGGCTCCTTCTGTGATAAAAGATGCTCCCATGACGTAATTTGTTTTCCCTGCTTCCCGCTCTGCTTTTGTAAATTTCTTTTTAAAGAAAGTTGTTGAGAGAGCAAGACCAAGCGGAGGCACCATTCCGCCAGCCATAATGGCTGCATGCGGTGCAAAGTTGCCTGCGTCGATCATCGCAATTCCAAATGTAAAGGCCGCTTTGTTGATTGGACCTCCCATATCAACTGCCATCATTCCGCCTAAAATCAATCCAAGCAGCACAAGGTTTCCAGTTCCCATTCCTTTAAGCCAAACCGTTAATCCATCATTCAATGCTTTAACTGGCTCGATGACAATAAACATCATGATCAGACCTGTCAGTAAAATACCGAACAATGGATAAAGCAGTACAGGCTTTATGCCTTCAAGAGAATTCGGCAGCCCGCTGAATGCTTTCTTAAGTCCGACAACTAAGTAACCCGCAAGGAAACCGGCGATTAATCCGCCCAAGAAACCTGCTCCCCCTGTAGCTGCCATAAGACCACCGACCATACCTGGTGCAAATCCCGGACGGTCCGCAATACTCATCGCAATAAACCCGGCTAAAACCGGAATCATGAGATAAAAGGCATTGCCTCCGCCAATTGTGCTTAATGCTTCTGCGATTGGGTGGTAGGATGGATCATCTGGATTTGCGGCATTAATTCCAAAGATAAAGGAAATCGCAATCAAGATTCCTCCGCCCACGACAAACGGGAGCATGTTCGAAACACCATTCATTAGATGCTTATAAAAACCGCTTCTTCCTGATTTAGGTGAGTCAGCCATTTTCTTCTCACCGCTGCTTTTATAAACAGGCGCATCCTGATCCAGCGCTTTTTGAATTAATTCTTGAGGCTTTCGGATTCCTTGGGCAACAGGCACCTGAATGACATGCTTCCCTGCGAAACGATCCATTTCCACCTGTTTGTCAGCAGCTACGATAATTGCTTCGGCTTCTGCAATGTCTTCAGCTGACAAACCATTTTTAATTCCGCCGGATCCATTTGTTTCAACCTTGATGCTTACGCCCATCTCTTTCGCTTTTGCATTCAGGGCATCTGCAGCCATATATGTGTGTGCGATTCCAGTGGGACATGCTGTGACAGCAAGAATTTTCTTGCCTGAAGAGGATGATGCAGGTTCTTCTTCTGCTTCCGTCTCTTTTTCTTTTTGATCAACAGCAGCAAGAACTTCTGCTTTTGAAGCGGCCTCTTCAAGCTTCTTTTTAAAAGCCGGATCCATTACAAAACTTGAAAGTCTGGAAAGCGTTTGCAAATGTTCATTGTTTGCTCCTTCAGAAGCTGCAATCATGAAAAATAGATGAGCAGGCTGGCCATCGAGAGATTCATAGTCTATTCCTTCTGCAGAGCGGCCAAACGCTATTGCAGGTACTGACACTGCACTTGTTTTTGCATGAGGAATGGCAATCCCTTCTCCGATTCCTGTAGTGCTCTGCTCTTCCCTGGCCAAAATCGCTTTTTTATACTCTTCTTTATTTTTTAGCTTGCCTGCCCGATCAAGTGACTCAATGATTTCGTCGATAACATCCGCTTTTGATTCTGCATGCAAGTTTAGGATAATCGTATCGTTTGTTAATAAATCTGTAATCTTCATTTTTCTTCCCCCTTCAATGAATATCTAAATCTCATTGACATTTACTTCATTAATGAGCTCAGCTGCAAACTCTTTTGTAGTAAGATCTTCTGAAAAAGCAGTTGCGCTTCCGGTTGCAACGCCCTGCTTAAAGGCTTTTTTAAAATCTCCATGCTGTTTGAATCCTGCAATAAAGCCGGCAACAACTGAATCTCCTGCACCAACTGAATTCTTTACCTCTCCAGATGGTACATTGGCAAAATAAGCTACGTGCTGATTAATGAAAATGGCCCCTTTTTCAGCCATTGAAACAATAACATTCTGCACGCCCTCTTCAAGCAGCTTCTTCCCATAATAAACAGCTTCTTGGGCGCTGCTGACCTTTGTATCGAATAGCTCCCCTAATTCATGATGATTCGGCTTGATCAGGAAGGGATTGCTTGGGAATGTACTTCTTAATGCATTACCTGATGCATCAATGACAACTTTCACACCATTTTTCAAGCATTTATCTGCTATTTTTTTATAAAAGCTTTCGTCAAGAGCGGATGGAATACTCCCTGCTAAAACGAGTACATCCTCAGCCTGCAATTCATCGATTTTCCCGAGCAGCTCAAGCTTCTGCTCAGTTGTAATCTCTGGACCCTGGCCATTGATTTCTGTTTCTTTAACTGATTTAAGCTTGACGTTAATTCTCGTTTGATCTGAAACACTGATAAAATCATGTGTAATTCCCTCTGTTGAGAGGAACTCTTTAATGAATTGGCCTGTAAATCCTCCTGCAAAGCCAAGTGCTGTACTTTCTGTTCCCAGCCGCTTCAGAACTCTTGAAACATTGATTCCTTTCCCGCCCGGAAAAACGCTTGCGCTATCCGTGCGATTGAGGTGCCCTTCTTTAAAATCGTTTACCTCCACGACATAATCGATGGAAGGGTTCAGCGTACATGTATAAATCATGCTGTCACAACCTTTATCTCTGTCTTTTCTTTAATATCATAAGCTGTGTCTTCATCCAGTTCGTTCGTAATTACCGCTGCTTCGTGCAGGCCGGCAATTTTAGAGAACGAAATTTCATTGAATTTCGTATCATCTGCAAGAATAAATGCTTCTTGAGACAGGGTGATGGCAAGCCTCTTGATTGCTGCTTCCTCCGGGTCCGGTGTTGTATAGCCTGCTTCCGGATGAATGCCGTTCACACCCATAAAACATTTATCAAATCTGTATGCGTTGATTCCTGACTGTGCTCCACTGCCTACAAGCGCTCTTGTTTTCGGCTTTACAATGCCTCCAATCAGGTAGGTTGGGATCTGATTTTCAAGCAGCATTTCGAGATGTGAAACGCCATTTGTGACGACCGTTATTTCTTTGTCTTTTAAATATGGAATCATTTGCATGGTTGTCGTACCTGCGTCAATGTATATGCTGTCTCCGTTTTTCACAAGATCTGCTGCAAATTTGGCAATCCGTTCTTTTTCAGCAGCATTTTGTAAGGACTTTTCAATGACACTGAGCTCTTCACCCTTTTGATGAAAAAGAGAAGCTCCGCCGTGAACACGTTTTAATTTTTTCTCTTTTTGAAGCTGGCTTAAATCTCTTCGGATGGTTGACTCTGAAGAAGAAGTAGCATCAACTAATTCCTGTATCGTTGCGACCTGTTTTTCACCCAGGACCTTAATTATGATCCGGTGCCGTTCTGGTGTAATCATTCAGTACCCTCCAGCTAATCGTTCTAATTGCCTAAAATCTTTTCCTTGAAATCATTCTAACGTAAGCCCTTTCATAAATCAATCAAAAACTTTCAAAAACAATCATTATTAATCATTAATTCTATCATTCAATCAAAAATAGTCAAGAATCCTCTGATTTGCTCTTTTTATTTTCCAGATCTCCTAAATAAGTTGTCATACGCGGTCTATGAGTACCCAAAACTCGAATTTTTACCATTTCAGGGTGTCATAAAAACTCTATGAGTACCCAAAACTTGGATTTTTACCATTTTAGAGTGTCATTCGAACTCTATGAGTACCCAAAACTCGAATTTTTACCATTTCAGGGTGTCATAAAAACTCTATGAGTACCCAAAACTTGGATTTTTACCATTTTAGAGTGTCATTCGAACTCTATGAGTACCCAAAACTCGGATTTTTCTCATTTTAGGGTGTCATACGAACTCTATGAGTACCTAAAACTCGGATTTTTACCACTTTAGGGTGTCATACGCGGTCTATGAGTACCCAAAACTCGGATTTTTACCACTTTAGGGTGTCATACGAACTCTATGAGTACCCAAAACTCGGATTTTTACCACTTTAGGGTGTCATACGCGGTCTATGAGTACCCAAAACTCGGATTTTTACCACTTTAGGGTGTCATACGAACTCTATGAGTACCCAAAACTCGGATTTTTCTCATTTCAGGGTGTCATTCGAACTCTATGAGTACCCAAAACTTGGATTTTTACCATTTTAGAGTGTCATTCGAACTCTATGAGTACCCAAAACTCGGATTTTTCTCATTTTAGGGTGTCATACGAACTCTATGAGTACCTAAAACTCGGATTTTTACCACTTTAGGGTGTCATACGCGGTCTATGAGTACCCAAAACTCGGATTTTTACCACTTTAGGGTGTCATACGAACTCTATGAGTACCTAAAACTCGGATTTTTACCACTTTAGGGTGTCATACGCGGTCTATGAGTACCCAAAACTCGGATTTTTACCACTTTAGGGTGTCATACGAACTCTATGAGTACCCAAAACTCGGATTTTTACCACTTTAGGGTGTCATACGCGGTCTATGAGTACCCAAAACTCGGATTTTTACCACTTTAGGGTGTCATACGAACTCTATGAGTACCTAAAACTCGATTTTTCTCATTTCAGGGTGTCATTCGAACTCTATGAGTACCCAAAACTCGGATTTTTACCACTTTAGGGTGTCATACGCGGTCTATGAGTACCTAAAACTCGATTTTTCTCATTTCAGGGTGTCATACGAACTCTATGAGTACCCAAAACTCGGATTTTTCTCATTTCAGGGTGTCATTCGAACTCTATGAGTACCCAAAACTCGGATTTTTACCACTTTAGGGTGTCATACGAACTCTATGAGTACCCAAAACTCGGATTTTTCTCATTTTAGGGTGTCATACGAACTCTATGAGTACCTAAAACTCGGATTTTTACCACTTTAGGGTGTCATACGCGGTCTATGAGTACCCAAAACTCGGATTTTTACCACTTTAGGGTGTCATACGAACTCTATGAGTACCCAAAACTCGGATTTTTACCACTTTAGGGTGTCATACGCGGTCTATGAGTACCCAAAACTCGGATTTTTACCACTTTAGGGTGTCATACGAACTCTATGAGTACCCAAAACTCGGATTTTTACCACTTTAGGGTGTCATAACCGGTCTATGAGTACCCAAAACTCGGATTTTTCTTATTTTAGGGTGTCTTTCCTTTTCCAGCAAACATCTTTTCACAGCAAAAAAAGACCATCTGATCAAAATCAGACAGTCTCATTTAACCTTATATCATTCAGCTTTAATTGCTGAACCGCGAATTCCCTGTACATCGGATGAGATTCGAGCAGTTCCGAATGTGTGCCTGTTCCGGTGACTCTTCCTTTATCCAAAAAGATAATCTGATCAGCATCAATGACTGTGGACAGCCTGTGGGCAATGACGATCGTTGTTCGTCCGGACATTAAGTTTCCCAGTGCTTTTTGAACAACAATTTCAGAATGGCTATCAAGGCTTGAGGTTGCTTCATCGAGAAGGAGAATTTTAGGATCCCTTATAAGCGCTCTGGCAATACCGATGCGCTGACGCTGTCCACCTGAGAGTTTAACACCCCGTTCTCCTACTTGAGTATTATAGCCGGCAGGATATTCTTCAATGAACTGATCCGCATAGGCCATCTTCGCTGCTTTGGCTATTTCTGAGTCCGTCA contains these protein-coding regions:
- a CDS encoding TetR/AcrR family transcriptional regulator; the encoded protein is MKEKEKRIIEAAMSLFAKKGVTSTSIQDIANECGISKGSFYLYFKSKEALLLETFKYHFELIHSKMEAVRQRDLEPRALLIAQLSCQLSEINKHKDFIIMQMKENAIPNNPSMAAFIQKMNADSNLFVKNALLAIYGESIEEYIWDISTILQGMIHSYLKFIIFEKAELDFDELAAFLLNRVDDVASGLKVSKEKPILSSEREKNLFSLCTAIDRDELLAKIDQSKQQLSGDLLVTLEVLEAEIKEDSPRTAVIQGMLANLNQDPALAELQKGIAAYYQIKLL
- a CDS encoding protein kinase family protein yields the protein MKGYKQFADSVKIGGKGTRAKLYGHDSSLTFIGAGRSAFVFKLANENKALKVFFPSFTHIAKEEAEIYRTLQGIEYYPNLYEAGENYLVIDYIEGSTLFDCVSTGISITDKHIAEIDKALMHAKERGLNPSDIHLRNIFITDGGEIKMIDVARFRQTKNCTQWDDLKTAFNKYYRKTYFPKRIPAAMMNFIAVLYKKKLISLAS
- a CDS encoding DUF6376 family protein, which gives rise to MMKMFKVLAVLSIVFLSGCSLLEGVNSSLQYANDAKDYINEASTFAEEIPALAEEAVNNEEARAELEQSLNSMKEEINTFKESDAPEIAEDAHNQLVIYSESLESGIDSALKQIENGEWNLQLFEDTEIVKTVSEMQNILDQIEQLGS
- a CDS encoding fructose-specific PTS transporter subunit EIIC, whose amino-acid sequence is MKITDLLTNDTIILNLHAESKADVIDEIIESLDRAGKLKNKEEYKKAILAREEQSTTGIGEGIAIPHAKTSAVSVPAIAFGRSAEGIDYESLDGQPAHLFFMIAASEGANNEHLQTLSRLSSFVMDPAFKKKLEEAASKAEVLAAVDQKEKETEAEEEPASSSSGKKILAVTACPTGIAHTYMAADALNAKAKEMGVSIKVETNGSGGIKNGLSAEDIAEAEAIIVAADKQVEMDRFAGKHVIQVPVAQGIRKPQELIQKALDQDAPVYKSSGEKKMADSPKSGRSGFYKHLMNGVSNMLPFVVGGGILIAISFIFGINAANPDDPSYHPIAEALSTIGGGNAFYLMIPVLAGFIAMSIADRPGFAPGMVGGLMAATGGAGFLGGLIAGFLAGYLVVGLKKAFSGLPNSLEGIKPVLLYPLFGILLTGLIMMFIVIEPVKALNDGLTVWLKGMGTGNLVLLGLILGGMMAVDMGGPINKAAFTFGIAMIDAGNFAPHAAIMAGGMVPPLGLALSTTFFKKKFTKAEREAGKTNYVMGASFITEGAIPFAAADPARVIPAAVIGSAAAGALTMIFGIGLRAPHGGAFVIPIVDGNPLLYIAAILIGSLITAVMVGFMKKEVKE
- the pfkB gene encoding 1-phosphofructokinase, which translates into the protein MIYTCTLNPSIDYVVEVNDFKEGHLNRTDSASVFPGGKGINVSRVLKRLGTESTALGFAGGFTGQFIKEFLSTEGITHDFISVSDQTRINVKLKSVKETEINGQGPEITTEQKLELLGKIDELQAEDVLVLAGSIPSALDESFYKKIADKCLKNGVKVVIDASGNALRSTFPSNPFLIKPNHHELGELFDTKVSSAQEAVYYGKKLLEEGVQNVIVSMAEKGAIFINQHVAYFANVPSGEVKNSVGAGDSVVAGFIAGFKQHGDFKKAFKQGVATGSATAFSEDLTTKEFAAELINEVNVNEI
- a CDS encoding DeoR/GlpR family DNA-binding transcription regulator; amino-acid sequence: MITPERHRIIIKVLGEKQVATIQELVDATSSSESTIRRDLSQLQKEKKLKRVHGGASLFHQKGEELSVIEKSLQNAAEKERIAKFAADLVKNGDSIYIDAGTTTMQMIPYLKDKEITVVTNGVSHLEMLLENQIPTYLIGGIVKPKTRALVGSGAQSGINAYRFDKCFMGVNGIHPEAGYTTPDPEEAAIKRLAITLSQEAFILADDTKFNEISFSKIAGLHEAAVITNELDEDTAYDIKEKTEIKVVTA